From Streptomyces durmitorensis, a single genomic window includes:
- a CDS encoding M23 family metallopeptidase, whose translation MSVRLRKIAVLLQRLLLLVVLVHVIAGLFVELPYPSWWGVIPAACFVVLTVVLGRAARRHRAARAEPPAPVEIAPPVTGRWTALNSPADKVPSHGTHGLGQTYAIDIVAEPEGGERPAFAWLWPVARGNKAFPAFGAPLLGVADATVVHAEDGQRDHLSRNSLLAYAYLFIIEGIGRTLGGARRVVGNHIVLDLGEGTYAVYAHVQQGSLAVRAGDKVVAGQAIARCGNSGNTTEPHVHFQLMDGPDLDTARGVPFRWRGVGVPANGETFTVGEEAVPVP comes from the coding sequence ATGTCCGTACGTCTGCGCAAGATCGCGGTGCTGCTTCAGCGGCTGCTGTTGCTCGTCGTCCTCGTCCACGTGATCGCCGGGCTCTTCGTGGAGCTGCCCTATCCCTCCTGGTGGGGCGTGATCCCCGCGGCCTGCTTCGTCGTCCTCACCGTCGTGCTCGGCCGGGCGGCCCGCCGGCACCGGGCCGCCCGGGCCGAGCCCCCGGCCCCCGTGGAGATCGCCCCGCCCGTCACCGGCCGCTGGACCGCCCTGAACAGCCCCGCCGACAAGGTGCCGAGCCACGGCACGCACGGCCTCGGGCAGACCTACGCGATCGACATCGTGGCCGAGCCGGAGGGCGGGGAGCGTCCCGCCTTCGCCTGGCTCTGGCCCGTCGCGCGGGGCAACAAGGCCTTCCCCGCCTTCGGGGCCCCGCTCCTGGGCGTCGCCGACGCGACCGTCGTACATGCCGAGGACGGTCAGCGCGACCACCTCAGCCGCAACTCCCTCCTCGCGTATGCCTACTTGTTCATCATCGAGGGCATCGGCAGGACCCTGGGCGGAGCCCGCCGCGTCGTCGGCAACCACATCGTGCTCGACCTCGGTGAGGGGACGTACGCCGTGTACGCCCACGTCCAGCAGGGTTCGCTCGCGGTCCGCGCGGGGGACAAGGTCGTCGCCGGGCAGGCCATCGCCCGCTGCGGGAACTCCGGCAACACCACCGAACCCCACGTGCACTTCCAGCTGATGGACGGCCCCGACCTGGACACCGCGCGGGGTGTGCCGTTCCGCTGGCGGGGGGTCGGAGTGCCCGCGAACGGCGAGACGTTCACGGTGGGGGAAGAAGCCGTCCCGGTACCGTGA
- a CDS encoding TetR/AcrR family transcriptional regulator, translating to MTEELGLRARKKRQTASRIWQAAVDLCSERGFDHVSVAEIAEAAEVSKMTVFNYFGTKEGVIVSPMEEHVGDPARAVRERQPGESAVAALRGQFLEQVTGRDASIGLSGDPRTLKVRQLISETPTLAHRMVSFHMRSVQLLADALAEETGDMLLARVAAAQLIGARNALIMENHQRSLVDDPLDEIAKDCAASAERVFGQVEKGLQGYPGKN from the coding sequence ATGACTGAGGAGCTGGGGCTGCGTGCGCGCAAGAAGAGACAGACCGCGTCGCGGATCTGGCAGGCGGCCGTGGACCTCTGTTCCGAGCGGGGCTTCGACCACGTCTCCGTAGCGGAGATCGCCGAGGCGGCCGAGGTGTCGAAGATGACCGTCTTCAACTACTTCGGCACCAAGGAAGGCGTGATCGTCAGCCCCATGGAGGAGCACGTCGGCGATCCCGCTCGCGCGGTGCGCGAGCGGCAGCCGGGGGAGTCCGCGGTCGCCGCGCTGCGCGGCCAGTTCCTGGAGCAGGTCACCGGGCGTGACGCCTCGATCGGCCTCAGCGGCGACCCGCGCACCCTCAAGGTGCGCCAGCTCATCAGCGAGACACCGACCCTCGCGCACCGCATGGTGAGCTTCCACATGCGCAGCGTCCAGCTCCTCGCGGACGCCCTCGCCGAGGAGACGGGCGACATGCTCCTCGCCCGCGTCGCCGCCGCCCAGCTGATCGGCGCCCGGAACGCGCTCATCATGGAGAACCACCAGCGCAGCCTCGTCGACGACCCGCTCGACGAGATCGCGAAGGACTGCGCCGCGTCCGCCGAGCGCGTCTTCGGCCAGGTGGAAAAGGGTCTCCAGGGGTACCCCGGGAAGAATTAG
- a CDS encoding maleylpyruvate isomerase family mycothiol-dependent enzyme: MPPAKKRTRSYDAAKIRTAVLAQFGNVREAVGALEPEQLALPTRLGSWTVRELAAHLTMALGGATRFLAMPEPAAREVALLDWPFATASAAAQVDEASRAFAAQEDLAGLYTRTLADFEAALPDVTAGRLMPTRFGAMTLEDFLVTRTVELIVHTDDLNDAVPGLDVPYDRQALAACTRLLADALAVKVPGGAVEVRIPPFAVVQCVEGPRHTRGTPPNVVETDPLTWIRLATGRSDWKTALEAAKVSASGERADLAALLPVMS, from the coding sequence ATGCCACCGGCCAAGAAGCGCACACGCTCGTACGACGCCGCCAAGATCCGCACCGCCGTGCTCGCCCAGTTCGGGAACGTACGGGAAGCGGTCGGCGCCCTGGAGCCCGAGCAGCTCGCCCTGCCGACCCGGCTCGGGAGCTGGACCGTCCGCGAGCTGGCCGCGCACCTCACGATGGCCCTCGGCGGCGCCACCCGCTTCCTCGCCATGCCCGAGCCAGCGGCACGCGAAGTGGCCCTGCTGGACTGGCCGTTCGCGACCGCCTCGGCCGCGGCGCAGGTCGACGAGGCGTCGCGGGCCTTCGCCGCGCAGGAGGATCTGGCGGGGCTGTACACGCGCACGCTCGCCGATTTCGAGGCCGCGCTGCCCGACGTCACGGCCGGGCGCCTCATGCCCACCCGGTTCGGTGCGATGACCCTGGAGGACTTCCTGGTCACCCGGACCGTCGAACTCATCGTCCACACCGACGACCTGAACGACGCGGTGCCGGGCCTGGACGTCCCGTACGACCGGCAGGCCCTGGCCGCCTGCACCCGGCTGCTCGCCGACGCCCTCGCCGTGAAGGTGCCCGGCGGCGCCGTCGAGGTCAGGATCCCGCCGTTCGCCGTGGTCCAGTGCGTGGAAGGGCCCCGGCACACCCGCGGCACCCCGCCGAACGTCGTCGAGACGGACCCGCTCACCTGGATCCGCCTCGCGACCGGGCGCAGCGACTGGAAGACGGCCCTCGAAGCGGCGAAGGTCAGCGCGAGCGGGGAGCGGGCGGATCTCGCCGCGCTGCTGCCGG